The Phoenix dactylifera cultivar Barhee BC4 unplaced genomic scaffold, palm_55x_up_171113_PBpolish2nd_filt_p 000241F, whole genome shotgun sequence genome has a window encoding:
- the LOC120105254 gene encoding uncharacterized protein LOC120105254: MGTKLHDTHNVFSTLLKNNRHVVTIDLNTPDSWARFSNILLKTGSQTAFNCLPVSMDRLQSNRESVRNAMLKHEEIFRQQVHDLHRLYRVQKMLMAEMRSKEEKPQSPTIVTSRGFTDTRTRFWGSASTSETSHSSHVSNTLHSTKHLNSEYSSIHHYNTRAGPSSRELSICSEDPLRVPKGFDLEQPAEEYTSTEVGHTQDQITNLGKHLKEKMNTESSKMWTDDENDVELTLGIGCGIGKKRSKHWLSLNDEISYSKPAPSDIRPLLLSTPVIPQRTEECSDHSTSSFDRESLQRPPWLLQALSLNKT, from the exons atgggaacaaAACTGCATGACACTCATAATGTTTTTTCCACCTTGCTAAAGAACAACCGTCATGTAGTAACCATCGATCTGAACACTCCAGATAGTTGGGCCAGGTTCAGTAATATATTGCTGAAGACGGGCAGCCAGACTGCTTTCAATTGTCTTCCAGTGTCCATGGATAGATTGCAAAGCAACAGAGAATCTGTCAGAAATGCCATGTTGAAGCATGAAGAAATATTCAGACAGCAG GTGCATGATCTACACCGGCTATACAGAGTTCAGAAGATGCTAATGGCTGAGATGAGAAGTAAGGAGGAGAAGCCCCAATCTCCCACAATTGTGACTTCCAGAGGGTTCACAGATACAAGGACCAGATTTTGGGGTAGTGCATCTACCTCAGAGACCAGTCATTCTTCCCATGTCAGTAATACACTTCACTCCACTAAACATCTGAACTCTGAGTACAGCTCCATCCATCACTACAACACAAGAGCAGGCCCTAGCTCACGAGAACTGAGCATATGCTCAGAAGACCCTTTAAGAGTGCCGAAGGGCTTCGATCTTGAACAGCCCGCTGAAGAGTACACCTCCACAGAAGTTGGACACACCCAAGATCAGATTACCAACTTGGGGAAGCATCTGAAAGAAAAGATGAACacagaaagctccaaaatgtgGACTGATGATGAGAATGATGTTGAGCTCACACTTGGCATAGGATGTGGCATTGGTAAGAAGAGATCAAAACATTGGCTTAGCTTGAATGATGAAATAAGCTACTCTAAGCCAGCTCCAAGTGATATCAGGCCACTGCTCTTGTCTACACCTGTCATACCACAGAGAACAGAGGAATGCAGTGACCACTCGACCAGCAGCTTCGACAGAGAAAGCTTACAGAGACCCCCCTGGCTTTTGCAAGCTTTAAGTTTGAACAAGACATAA
- the LOC120105244 gene encoding pentatricopeptide repeat-containing protein At5g44230-like, which translates to MVLAQPFGAITGPNPTTSILVSSSFYLPSPLLPRAALESLLTAALDAAASPRQLREAHGRIVRLGLHRSNFLVARLLRRLADQRVSTHPYPLLVFAQVPRPNSFLWTALIRGAALLLYSASSSAAHPLRLYAAMRRSWPPAPPLPFTFSALLKACGAARCLPMGTQVHAQALATGGFDSDLFVQNTLISFYVECSDLSSARKLFDRMSVRDAISWTSLIVAYTKTGDMGSAEGLFEKTPVKDMVAWTAMVTGYAQNSMPKEALETFDRMREAGVKIDEVSLIGAISGCAQLGAVKHAGFVREIAERYEFKRNVVMGSAMVDMYAKCGLVDEARKVFDGMVERNVYTYSAMIVGLAAHGRAQEAIALFKEMVERTEVKPNRVTFIGVLTACSHAGMVEEGRSYFAQMKDEYGISPSADHYACMVDLLGRSGLVEEALELVKSMPVEPHGGVWGALLGACRIHGKTQIAKIAADHLFVLEPDGIGNYVLLSNIYASAGMWEEVLKVRKLMRGRGLRKNPAASWVEAKDGLVHEFFAGDGLHPRSREIKEALEELLRRLKQDGYVPVLSSVVYDVSDDEKERLLKGHSEKLALAFGLLTTTVGGTIRIVKNLRICEDCHLVMRLVSKVESREIVVRDNMRFHHFKNGECSCGEFW; encoded by the coding sequence aTGGTTTTAGCGCAGCCCTTCGGAGCCATCACCGGACCCAACCCCACCACGAGTATCctcgtctcctcctccttctacctcccttcccctctcctcccccgtgCCGCTCTCGAATCGCTCCTCACCGCTGCCCTCGATGCCGCCGCCAGCCCCCGCCAGCTCCGAGAGGCCCACGGCCGCATCGTCCGTCTCGGGCTTCACCGCAGCAACTTCCTCGTCGCCCGCCTCCTCCGCCGTCTCGCCGACCAACGCGTCTCCACCCACCCCTACCCTCTCCTCGTCTTCGCCCAGGTCCCCCGCCCCAACTCCTTCCTCTGGACCGCCCTCATCCGCGGCGCCGCCCTCCTCCTCtactccgcctcctcctccgccgcccatCCCCTCCGCCTCTACGCCGCCATGCGCCGCAGCTGGCCCCCCGCCCCGCCCCTCCCATTTACCTTCTCCGCCCTCCTCAAGGCCTGCGGCGCCGCCCGCTGCCTCCCCATGGGCACCCAGGTCCACGCCCAGGCCCTCGCCACCGGTGGGTTCGATTCTGACCTTTTCGTCCAGAACACTCTCATCTCTTTCTACGTGGAGTGCTCCGACCTGTCGTCAGCCCGCAAGTTATTCGACCGAATGTCTGTGAGAGACGCCATATCTTGGACTTCATTGATCGTTGCCTATACCAAGACCGGTGACATGGGCTCCGCCGAGGGGCTTTTTGAGAAGACCCCGGTGAAGGATATGGTGGCGTGGACCGCCATGGTCACGGGGTACGCCCAGAATTCGATGCCGAAAGAGGCATTGGAGACGTTCGATAGAATGCGAGAGGCAGGTGTTAAAATCGATGAGGTCTCGTTAATCGGCGCCATCTCCGGTTGCGCTCAGTTGGGTGCCGTGAAGCATGCGGGATTCGTACGGGAGATTGCTGAGAGATATGAGTTCAAGAGGAACGTCGTCATGGGGTCGGCAATGGTGGATATGTATGCAAAATGTGGGCTTGTTGACGAGGCCCGTAAGGTGTTTGATGGGATGGTAGAGCGAAATGTGTACACGTACAGTGCTATGATCGTTGGCCTTGCTGCGCATGGGAGGGCTCAGGAGGCAATCGCTTTGTTTAAGGAGATGGTGGAGAGGACGGAGGTGAAGCCTAATCGGGTCACATTCATTGGGGTGCTCACGGCATGCAGCCATGCCGGGATGGTGGAGGAAGGCCGCTCTTACTTTGCACAAATGAAGGACGAGTATGGGATTTCTCCCTCTGCCGATCATTATGCTTGCATGGTGGATTTGTTGGGCCGGTCAGGTCTCGTGGAAGAAGCACTTGAACTTGTGAAATCGATGCCTGTTGAACCCCATGGTGGTGTGTGGGGAGCATTGCTAGGTGCTTGCCGGATCCATGGGAAGACCCAAATCGCTAAAATTGCAGCAGATCATCTATTCGTGCTTGAACCTGATGGAATCGGGAACTATGTGTTGCTGTCGAACATATATGCATCGGCAGGGATGTGGGAGGAGGTGTTGAAGGTGAGGAAGTTGATGAGGGGAAGGGGGTTGAGGAAGAACCCAGCGGCAAGCTGGGTGGAGGCCAAAGATGGTCTAGTTCATGAGTTCTTTGCAGGAGATGGTTTGCACCCTAGGTCTCGTGAGATAAAGGAGGCACTAGAGGAGCTTTTGCGGAGGTTGAAGCAAGATGGATATGTGCCTGTCTTGAGCTCAGTTGTCTATGATGTTAGTGATGACGAGAAGGAAAGGCTACTGAAGGGTCATAGTGAGAAGCTAGCTCTGGCATTCGGTCTGTTAACGACCACTGTTGGAGGCACAATTAGGATTGTGAAGAACCTAAGGATTTGTGAGGACTGTCATTTAGTGATGCGCCTTGTGTCTAAGGTTGAAAGCAGGGAGATTGTGGTGAGGGATAACATGAGGTTCCACCACTTCAAAAATGGTGAGTGCTCCTGTGGTGAATTTTGGTGA